One segment of Drosophila ananassae strain 14024-0371.13 chromosome 3R, ASM1763931v2, whole genome shotgun sequence DNA contains the following:
- the LOC6502736 gene encoding gustatory receptor 23a isoform X2, translated as MKSLECLTRLILSTVFWVTGLLPLPPISQYWRLLLSLGLRCVWVAYIAFLLSVSFTFQSVAFESVGNVVGTVLFTGNSVLGLLLLLESVLQQAAHGQLETLRFQSELQLQRLGMFGRCHQAGHLLALIVSQFTCDLVRVLINSRNQVSPVFTISLPLMWLLRFRYVQLVQHVMDLNQRSLRLRRSLLSLASGNDLWQPYGVQACRQLQTLRITYERIFECYEALSTCYGWGMLGLHLVTGFEFVTNAYWMLMGLYKDQILLTLFFNGATAIDFGTPIVTLFWHGDAGAENGRQIGCLISKLVKPVGSKRYNDLVSEFSLQTLHQQFVVTAKDFFSLNLHLLSSMFAAVVTYLVILIQFMFAERSATRITGSV; from the exons ATGAAGTCCTTGGAATGCCTAACCCGTCTCATCCTGTCTACAGTTTTCTGGGTAACCGGCTTGTTGCCCTTGCCTCCAATTTCCCAATACTGGCGACTACTTCTCTCCCTTGGCCTCCGGTGCGTTTGGGTCGCCTATATCGCGTTTTTGCTATCGGTTTCCTTCACTTTTCAATCGGTGGCTTTCGAAAGTGTCGGCAACGTAGTGGGCACTGTACTATTCACGGGAAATTCTGTGCTAGGACTGCTGCTACTCCTGGAAAGTGTCCTGCAGCAGGCGGCCCACGGCCAGTTGGAGACCCTGCGCTTCCAGTCGGAACTGCAGCTCCAACGTTTGGGAATGTTTGGCAGATGCCATCAGGCAGGACATCTTCTCGCTTTGATAGTGAGCCAGTTTACCTGTGACCTTGTAAGGGTTCTGATCAACTCGAGGAATCAGGTATCCCCCGTGTTTACCATATCCCTGCCGCTGATGTGGCTTCTTCGGTTTCGGTATGTTCAGCTCGTGCAACACGTTATGGATCTGAATCAGCGGTCCCTTCGGCTGAGGCGGTCTCTGCTATCCTTAGCATCGGGCAATGACTTATGGCAGCCGTACGGAGTCCAGGCCTGCCGCCAACTACAGACCTTGCGGATCACCTACGAGCGAATTTTCGAGTGCTACGAGGCACTTAGTACCTGCTACGGCTGGGGCATGTTGGGCCTCCACTTGGTGACCGGCTTCGAGTTTGTAACCAATGCCTACTGGATGCTGATGGGCCTGTACAAGGACCAGATTCTCCTGACGCTGTTTTTTAACGGAGCCACCGCCATCGATTTTGGCACGCCGATCGTCACTTTATTTTGGCACGGCGATGCTGGTGCGGAAAAC GGTCGCCAGATCGGGTGTCTCATCTCCAAGTTGGTGAAACCCGTGGGTAGTAAGAGGTACAACGACCTAGTCAGTGAGTTTTCACTGCAAACGCTCCATCAGCAATTTGTGGTCACTGCCAAGGACTTCTTCAGCCTCAACCTGCATCTGCTCAGTAGC ATGTTTGCAGCAGTGGTGACCTACCTGGTAATCTTAATACAGTTCATGTTTGCCGAGAGAAGTGCGACGAGAATTACTGGATCAGTGTAG
- the LOC6502736 gene encoding gustatory receptor 23a isoform X1, which produces MFPLTRSQAASCVMLRLLHFLLVVFSLRSLGQPRLVLWLRFGCWMNWYLFLLVQGLPRIGGAQVCNLDCQLRFMLSFLFAASHCYMVANSFIRALKLRKSKGDVVEILEPSNPLVAFTALAIVLPVLLNTFMILTNLATSSDQVWSFHLKLQPSFLALQLQIVSLISEVMGVNIKLRLAKGQFQTLAREVSCRLPQVKQQAEFLDQQAHRVLDLKRRYSEIYYLYERINDNFGGSLLIIFIDFFAMYVCHAYWLFVDVRTPPLRKYAILLNVLYIFNVDLQMTAACWHCQQGYNLGRQIGCLISKLVKPVGSKRYNDLVSEFSLQTLHQQFVVTAKDFFSLNLHLLSSMFAAVVTYLVILIQFMFAERSATRITGSV; this is translated from the exons ATGTTTCCGCTGACCAGATCTCAAGCTGCCTCGTGTGTGATGCTCAGGCTGTTACACTTTCTATTGGTGGTGTTTTCTCTCAGGTCCTTGGGACAGCCACGACTAGTCCTGTGGCTACGGTTCGGCTGTTGGATGAACTGGTACCTGTTCCTGTTGGTTCAAGGACTTCCAAGGATTGGTGGCGCTCAAGTCTGCAATCTAGACTGTCAACTGCGCTTCATGTTGAGCTTTTTATTTGCAGCATCGCATTGCTATATGGTGGCTAACAGCTTCATCCGTGCACTAAAATTACGCAAATCAAAAGGCGATGTGGTTGAGATTCTTGAGCCCTCGAACCCACTGGTAGCCTTCACGGCGCTGGCTATTGTCCTTCCCGTTTTACTAAACACATTCATGATCCTAACGAACTTGGCTACAAGCTCAGACCAAGTTTGGTCCTTTCACTTGAAGCTGCAACCCAGCTTTCTGGCCCTTCAGTTGCAGATCGTCTCGTTAATTTCTGAGGTCATGGGGGTTAACATAAAATTACGACTGGCTAAAGGCCAGTTTCAGACCCTGGCACGCGAGGTGTCGTGCCGTTTGCCCCAAGTCAAGCAGCAGGCGGAATTCCTTGACCAGCAGGCTCACAGAGTCCTAGATCTAAAGCGCCGCTACAGTGAGATCTACTACTTGTACGAACGGATAAACGACAACTTCGGGGGAAGCCTACTGATAATTTTCATAGACTTCTTCGCGATGTACGTGTGCCATGCCTACTGGCTCTTCGTCGACGTGAGGACTCCTCCTTTAAGAAAATACGCAATCCTTTTAAATGTACTCTACATTTTCAACGTGGATCTCCAAATGACCGCCGCTTGCTGGCACTGCCAACAGGGATATAACCTC GGTCGCCAGATCGGGTGTCTCATCTCCAAGTTGGTGAAACCCGTGGGTAGTAAGAGGTACAACGACCTAGTCAGTGAGTTTTCACTGCAAACGCTCCATCAGCAATTTGTGGTCACTGCCAAGGACTTCTTCAGCCTCAACCTGCATCTGCTCAGTAGC ATGTTTGCAGCAGTGGTGACCTACCTGGTAATCTTAATACAGTTCATGTTTGCCGAGAGAAGTGCGACGAGAATTACTGGATCAGTGTAG
- the LOC116655418 gene encoding ryncolin-2-like produces the protein MHSNLVLFLLISVLSSNNGQRTCEMSTICGNAASIRSQMIAVRVEQERHGELLEDLSHKLDTCVSRSSVEAKLYGKSCAEPSVLTQNSEIIVVVVPQYSKHPFVVACDQLSHGGGWTIFLRRTDGSEDFYRDWNDYKNGFGRLEGEFFLGLDKLHAITSAQPQELLVLLEDNEGQRRYQVYDNFKVGSEEEGFALQSLGNSSGSAGDALATHLGQKFTTKDRDNDKHATANCAVTYSSAWWYNACHHSNLAGKYGDNTHGKGINWYQFKGHTYSLKRAQMMIRPKRLCH, from the exons ATGCACTCTAATTtggttttatttcttttaataagCGTTTTATCGTCCAATAATGGTCAAAGGACATGTGAAATGTCGACAATTTGCGGGAACGCGGCATCGATTAGATCTCAAATGATCGCCGTGCG aGTGGAACAAGAACGGCATGGCGAGCTTTTGGAGGACTTGTCTCACAAGCTAGATACCTGCGTCTCTAGGAGCAGTGTGGAGGCCAAGCTCTACGGTAAAAGCTGTGCGGAGCCCTCAGTCTTGACGCAAAATAGTGAAATCATCGTGGTCGTGGTGCCGCAATACAGTAAGCACCCCTTCGTAGTGGCCTGCGATCAGCTGAGTCACGGGGGCGGGTGGACAATCTTTTTGAGGCGCACTGACGGAAGTGAAGATTTCTATCGCGACTGGAACGACTATAAGAATGGATTTGGTAGGCTGGAGGGTGAGTTCTTCCTGGGCCTGGATAAATTGCACGCCATAACCTCAGCCCAGCCCCAGGAGCTTCTTGTCTTGCTCGAAGACAACGAAGGGCAACGACGCTACCAAGTATACGACAACTTCAAGGTAGGATCGGAGGAAGAGGGTTTTGCTTTGCAGTCGTTGGGCAATAGCTCTGGGAGTGCCGGCGATGCTTTGGCAACGCATCTGGGTCAAAAGTTTACCACAAAGGATCGGGACAATGACAAACATGCCACCGCTAACTGCGCAGTCACGTACAGTAGTGCTTGGTGGTACAACGCCTGTCACCATAG TAACCTGGCTGGAAAGTATGGCGATAACACACATGGAAAGGGTATCAACTGGTATCAATTTAAGGGGCACACCTATTCTCTGAAACGGGCTCAAATGATGATAAGACCGAAAAGGCTGTGCCattaa